A single region of the Nicotiana sylvestris chromosome 6, ASM39365v2, whole genome shotgun sequence genome encodes:
- the LOC104242278 gene encoding uncharacterized protein — MTWKGPSISIWEIVPSPESLDNSSKHESNEEETPRTSAKRKQRASGKDKEVPLWGVKRSLPKETLYLGFKPLTSWQRMGSIYLMAKDRQKKKKPRNADHQRSMKDWRLHLKASQKTRQQNLDRNPRMMVSLSTT, encoded by the exons ATGACATGGAAGGGTCCATCTATCAGTATATGG GAAATAGTACCTTCGCCAGAGTCTCTTGATAACTCTTCTAAACATGAAAGTAATGAAGAGGAAACACCCAGGACAAGTGCAAAGAGAAAGCAGCGTGCTTCAGGCAAGGACAAG GAAGTCCCACTTTGGGGCGTAAAGCGCTCCCTACCAAAGGAAACTCTGTACTTAGGGTTCAAACCTCTGACCTCATGGCAAAGGATGGGAAGTATTTACCTCATGGCTAAGGATAG GCAGAAGAAGAAAAAACCTAGAAATGCTGATCATCAGCGAAGCATGAAAGATTGGAGGCTTCACCTAAAAG CAAGTCAAAAGACACGACAACAAAATCTGGACAGAAATCCAAGGATGATGGTAAGCTTAAGCACAACTTAA